A window from Theropithecus gelada isolate Dixy chromosome 1, Tgel_1.0, whole genome shotgun sequence encodes these proteins:
- the CSRP1 gene encoding cysteine and glycine-rich protein 1 isoform X3 encodes MPNWGGGKKCGVCQKTVYFAEEVQCEGNSFHKSCFLCMVCKKNLDSTTVAVHGEEIYCKSCYGKKYGPKGYGYGQGAGTLSTDKGESLGIKHEDPGISPAFDVPSVAKALSQPPWQTRMARFTAKDAMLKTSGPRALVLGKELGPWSTLSEATITHHALPTPALVIAIPFPAALETSRFISLMPATYH; translated from the exons ATGCCGAACTGGGGAGGAGGCAAGAAATGTGGGGTGTGTCAGAAGACGGTTTACTTTGCCGAAGAGGTTCAGTGCGAAGGCAACAGCTTCCATAAATCCTGCTTCCTGTGCA TGGTCTGCAAGAAGAATCTGGACAGCACCACTGTGGCCGTGCATGGTGAGGAGATCTACTGCAAGTCCTGCTATGGCAAGAAGTATGGGCCCAAAGGCTATGGCTATGGGCAGGGCGCAGGCACCCTCAGCACTGACAAGGGGGAGTCTCTGGGCATCAAGCACGAGGA TCCTGGCATAAGTCCTGCTTTCGATGTGCCAAGTGTGGCAAAGGCCTTGAGTCAACCACCCTGGCAGACAAGGATGGCGAGATTTACTGCAAAG GATGCTATGCTAAAAACTTCGGGCCCAAGGGCTTTGGTTTTGGGCAAGGAGCTGGGGCCTTGGTCCACTCTGAGTGAGGCCACCATCACCCACCACGCCCTGCCCACTCCTGCGCTTGTCATCGCCATTCCCTTCCCAGCAGCTTTGGAGACCTCCAGGTTCATTTCTCTCATGCCTGCCACATATCACTAA
- the CSRP1 gene encoding cysteine and glycine-rich protein 1 isoform X1 — protein sequence MPAGGVGQTSGFMGLTLDICVPERRMPNWGGGKKCGVCQKTVYFAEEVQCEGNSFHKSCFLCMVCKKNLDSTTVAVHGEEIYCKSCYGKKYGPKGYGYGQGAGTLSTDKGESLGIKHEEAPGHRPTINPNASKFAQKIGGSERCPRCSQAVYAAEKVIGAGKSWHKSCFRCAKCGKGLESTTLADKDGEIYCKGCYAKNFGPKGFGFGQGAGALVHSE from the exons ATGCCTGCGGGCGGGGTGGGGCAAACATCTGGCTTCATGGGCCTGACCTTGGACATCTGTGTCCCTGAGCGCAG AATGCCGAACTGGGGAGGAGGCAAGAAATGTGGGGTGTGTCAGAAGACGGTTTACTTTGCCGAAGAGGTTCAGTGCGAAGGCAACAGCTTCCATAAATCCTGCTTCCTGTGCA TGGTCTGCAAGAAGAATCTGGACAGCACCACTGTGGCCGTGCATGGTGAGGAGATCTACTGCAAGTCCTGCTATGGCAAGAAGTATGGGCCCAAAGGCTATGGCTATGGGCAGGGCGCAGGCACCCTCAGCACTGACAAGGGGGAGTCTCTGGGCATCAAGCACGAGGA AGCCCCTGGCCACAGGCCCACCATCAACCCCAATGCATCCAAATTTGCCCAGAAGATTGGTGGCTCCGAACGCTGCCCCCGATGCAGCCAGGCAGTCTATGCTGCGGAGAAGGTGATTGGTGCTGGGAAG TCCTGGCATAAGTCCTGCTTTCGATGTGCCAAGTGTGGCAAAGGCCTTGAGTCAACCACCCTGGCAGACAAGGATGGCGAGATTTACTGCAAAG GATGCTATGCTAAAAACTTCGGGCCCAAGGGCTTTGGTTTTGGGCAAGGAGCTGGGGCCTTGGTCCACTCTGAGTGA
- the CSRP1 gene encoding cysteine and glycine-rich protein 1 isoform X4, whose protein sequence is MPNWGGGKKCGVCQKTVYFAEEVQCEGNSFHKSCFLCMVCKKNLDSTTVAVHGEEIYCKSCYGKKYGPKGYGYGQGAGTLSTDKGESLGIKHEEAPGHRPTINPNASKFAQKIGGSERCPRCSQAVYAAEKSWHKSCFRCAKCGKGLESTTLADKDGEIYCKGCYAKNFGPKGFGFGQGAGALVHSE, encoded by the exons ATGCCGAACTGGGGAGGAGGCAAGAAATGTGGGGTGTGTCAGAAGACGGTTTACTTTGCCGAAGAGGTTCAGTGCGAAGGCAACAGCTTCCATAAATCCTGCTTCCTGTGCA TGGTCTGCAAGAAGAATCTGGACAGCACCACTGTGGCCGTGCATGGTGAGGAGATCTACTGCAAGTCCTGCTATGGCAAGAAGTATGGGCCCAAAGGCTATGGCTATGGGCAGGGCGCAGGCACCCTCAGCACTGACAAGGGGGAGTCTCTGGGCATCAAGCACGAGGA AGCCCCTGGCCACAGGCCCACCATCAACCCCAATGCATCCAAATTTGCCCAGAAGATTGGTGGCTCCGAACGCTGCCCCCGATGCAGCCAGGCAGTCTATGCTGCGGAGAAG TCCTGGCATAAGTCCTGCTTTCGATGTGCCAAGTGTGGCAAAGGCCTTGAGTCAACCACCCTGGCAGACAAGGATGGCGAGATTTACTGCAAAG GATGCTATGCTAAAAACTTCGGGCCCAAGGGCTTTGGTTTTGGGCAAGGAGCTGGGGCCTTGGTCCACTCTGAGTGA
- the CSRP1 gene encoding cysteine and glycine-rich protein 1 isoform X2, which translates to MPNWGGGKKCGVCQKTVYFAEEVQCEGNSFHKSCFLCMVCKKNLDSTTVAVHGEEIYCKSCYGKKYGPKGYGYGQGAGTLSTDKGESLGIKHEEAPGHRPTINPNASKFAQKIGGSERCPRCSQAVYAAEKVIGAGKSWHKSCFRCAKCGKGLESTTLADKDGEIYCKGCYAKNFGPKGFGFGQGAGALVHSE; encoded by the exons ATGCCGAACTGGGGAGGAGGCAAGAAATGTGGGGTGTGTCAGAAGACGGTTTACTTTGCCGAAGAGGTTCAGTGCGAAGGCAACAGCTTCCATAAATCCTGCTTCCTGTGCA TGGTCTGCAAGAAGAATCTGGACAGCACCACTGTGGCCGTGCATGGTGAGGAGATCTACTGCAAGTCCTGCTATGGCAAGAAGTATGGGCCCAAAGGCTATGGCTATGGGCAGGGCGCAGGCACCCTCAGCACTGACAAGGGGGAGTCTCTGGGCATCAAGCACGAGGA AGCCCCTGGCCACAGGCCCACCATCAACCCCAATGCATCCAAATTTGCCCAGAAGATTGGTGGCTCCGAACGCTGCCCCCGATGCAGCCAGGCAGTCTATGCTGCGGAGAAGGTGATTGGTGCTGGGAAG TCCTGGCATAAGTCCTGCTTTCGATGTGCCAAGTGTGGCAAAGGCCTTGAGTCAACCACCCTGGCAGACAAGGATGGCGAGATTTACTGCAAAG GATGCTATGCTAAAAACTTCGGGCCCAAGGGCTTTGGTTTTGGGCAAGGAGCTGGGGCCTTGGTCCACTCTGAGTGA